The Armatimonadota bacterium DNA segment ATTCCGATAATCAATAGCGGAAATACCCTAAGCCGGCGGGGCAGCCGCTTTGGCCAGATTCCCGCGTCGGGCGGGGGCTCTCTTTGCTCGAGTGACGCTTGTGTTCAGTGTCGCCTGTGAGTATAATTGCACGGTTTTCGCCTCAGGCTGCCGTTCGGGGCGCATGCGGAGAATCAACGGCGCGACACGGGCGCGACACGAGCGTGTCAATAAGCGCGTCGCGCCAGGGCCGATGCCTACCGAATCTGCATGAGAGCAATTGTGAAATCGAAAGAAGGGACGCAGGATGTGTGGAATCGTCGGATACATCGGCAGAAGGCAAGCTCCGGCCATCTGTCTGGCAGGGCTTCGCAGGCTTGAGTATCGCGGGTACGACTCAGCCGGTATCGCCGTGGTCACCGATCAGGGCGAACTGGACGTGCGCAAGGTCGTGGGCAAGCTGGATATCATGCAGGCGACATTGGAGCAGAACCCACTGCTGGGGACCCTGGGCATCGGCCATACCCGGTGGGCCACTCACGGGAAGCCCTCCGTGGAGAACTCCCACCCCCACCTGAGCACCAACGGCCGCATCGCCGTTGTCCACAATGGGATCATCGAGAACTATCAGGAACTGCGTGCCCAGCTTGAGAGCGAGGGCTTCGTATTCAAGAGCCAGACCGACACCGAAGTCATGGCGCACCTAGTGCAGAAGTACTACGATGGCGACCTGCGCGAAGCCGCACGCAAGGCCGTCCTCGACCTGCAGGGCGCCTTCGCTTTCGGCATCATCTGCGCCGACAGCCCCGACGAGATGATCGCCGTCCGCCGCTTCTCCCCGCTGGTGGTCGGCATTGGTGAGGGCGAGAACTACATCGCCTCGGACATGGGCGCGATCCGTGCGGAGACCGACAAGGTCTACGTCATCGGCGACGATGAACTGTGCCGCATCACCCGCGATGCCATTGAGATAACCGATCTGGAACTCAACCCGATTGACCGCGAGGTCTACGAGATTCCCTGGCCTGCGGATGCCGCCGAAAAGGGCGGGCACAAGAAGTTCATGCACAAGGAGATCCACGAGCAGCCCAACGCCATTCGCGCGTGTCTCGCGGGGCGTCTGAGCAGCGCCGACAAGCCCATTACTTTCGAAAACATCGGGCTGACGGTTGATGAGATCAAGAATCTGAAGAAAGTTGTCTTCACCGCTTGCGGCACCGCGTATCACGCAGGGGTCGTCGGTCGGTTCCTCATGGACAAGCTGGCACGGATCCCTGCGGAAGCCGACCTCGCCGCCGAATTGCAGCAGCGCGATCCCGTTGTCCTGGACGATACCCTTTGCATCGTGGTTAGCCAGTCCGGTGAAACCGCCGACACCCTCGAGGGCCTGCGCGCGATGAAGCGCAAGGGCGCCAAGGTTATCGGCGTCATCAACGTGGTTGACAGCTCCATCGCTCGCGAGAGCGACGGGGTGGCCTACATCCAGGCGGGACCGGAGATCGGCGTCGCCTCCACCAAGGCCTACACCCTGCAGATTCTCACCATCGAACTGCTCGCGCTTTACTTCGCCGAAGTCCGCGGCACAGCCAGCCCGGAGGAGATCCGCGAGATCAAGGAGTGGCTGCTCAAGCTTCCCGAGCAGGCCGAGGAACTCCTCAAGCGCGAGGACGATATCATCGAACTCGCGAAGAAGCATTACGAGAAGCCCAATGCTCTCTACCTGGCCCGCGGGATCAATCTGCCATCGGCCATGGAAGGCGCTCTCAAGCTCAAGGAGATCAGCTACATCCACGCCGAGGCATATTCCGCCGGCGAGATGAAGCATGGTCCCATCGCCCTGGTCTGCCCCGACATGTTCGTTGTGGCCATCGCCTGCGAGGGCCCGACCTACGATGAGATGATCGGCAACATCATGGAGATCAAGGCCCGCAGCGGCCCGCTGATCGCGGTGACCTACGATGGCGACACCAAGATCGCCCAGACCGGCGTGGACCCCGACGCGGACCCGTCCGACGTGGCCAGCCAGCCCAACGACATGATCTACGTGCCGAAGACCCACGAGTACGTATCGCCGATTACCATCGCCATCCCGCTGCAGCTCTTGGCTTACCACATGGCGGACCTGCGCGGCGAGCACATCGACCAGCCGCGCAATCTGGCGAAGACCGTTACCGTCAAATAGCCCATTCGTGTCGCGGTGCGCGAAAAAAAGCAGCCCGCCTCCGACAACAGGAGGTGGGCTGCTGCGTTCCGCTCACCACGTTCCTTCAACGCGAGTACGTGCCTTCGAGCATCGCCATCGCGAGTATGGAACCTTCCATGGCCGCGAGCAACTCATCACGCGTGGCCCCCGGGTCCAGCTCCAGCTCAGTGCTGAGCGCATAGAGCTTGAACTGGTAGCGGTGGGTCTGTCCCTTGGGAGGCGCGGGGCCCCAATAGCCCGTCTTGGGCCACGTATTGCTTCCTTGAGTCGCGCGAGGATGGGACAGCTTCTCCGTCTTCGCGATCCCCTCCGGCAGCTTGCGCAATTCCGGCGACAATCCGTAGATCACCCAGTGATTCCAGATGCCTACCGGCGCGTCGGGGTCGTCGCACAGGAGTGCGAACTGCTTCGTTCCCTCGGGGGGATCAGTCCACTCTAGAGGCGGCGAAACGTCGGCCCCGTCCGCAGTGTACTTGGTGGGAATCCGATCGCCGTTCTTGAAGGCTGGGCTGGTTAGTGAGAACGCCACTACAGATCCCTCCTGCCCGGCGCCTGGGATGCCCATCGTCCCGCCCGGCGCCACTGACTGGTCGGTCTGTTGTTTTCCGCATCCCCCCGAACAAGCCAGCGCAAGACACAATACTTCAAGGATCGCAGCGACGAACCATCGCCACGGCATCGACGAGCCTCCTCTCATGAATGCCCGACAATACCCGCAGATCCGCGCCAAATCCCAAGACCTGTCCTAACTAGTTCGACACCCATCGTGCACCTCCTCGTGAAACCTGAAATAGTTTGCGGATTGCCTTTCTTTTTCCCGGGGCATCTACGCGTCATCTATCGGTGCCCCGAGCGTGTCTGGCCTGACGAAATCATCCGCTCTCTGGGTGGCTTTGGAGCGCCGGTGTCCGGAGGCTGCTTCCCGCTGCGCGAACTTTGAGGGAACGGCGGCGTCTATGTTAGTTGCCGGGTACACCCGAAGAATGAGACGAGTCTGCGGATCGACCGAACTAGCCTACTCTCGAGGGACGCACCCCGTGCACGCAGAACCATCGATCCACGGGATGCGTGCCTGATTCTATTGCAGGTAGCGTCTGGTACCCGCGGTGTTGGAGCCGCGGCCTGCAGCCCTCGGCGGAAACCGAGGATTCCGGCCTCATTAGCGGGCCACATGTCTCGAATGGGCGGCGCGCTCCGGGGAGGGGGAAAGGGTCTGTCGCCTTCGTCAGGGGCTCAAGGCGGAACGTTGGGCGGCAATCTGGGGGATTCCGCACCCAGCTACAAGCTGGCGCCCGCTCCGGGGCTGTGAGACAACGGCTCCGGGCGGAGCGTACGCTGCACGGGAATTCGGCTTCAGCCAATCCCGCAAGACGGTTGCTCCTGGCCAGTCTGCGAACCAAGTTGACCGTCTCACCTGTGGTATGCAACAATTGCCTGGCTGCGTTACATGAGTGCGGTGATAACCATATCGGTCACTGCTGCTTCGGGCGGGCGGAGGTCTTCGCGATGTCTGTATTGCAGGACTGCATCCGGCACGTTGTCAGCCACCAGCACCTGAGTCTGTCGCAGGCCCGAGATGCTCTGGGCGCCATCCTGGACGGCCGGGCGACCGGCGCTCAGGTTGGGGCCCTGTTGACGGCACTGCGGATGAAAGGCGAGACTGCTGAGGAAATCGCCGGTCTGGCGCTGGCGGTGCGTGACAGAGCTGTGGGCGTTCCCTGCGATACCCGTGGGATAGTCGAGATCTGCGGCACCGGGGGCGGATCAGTGCGCACATTCAGCATATCCACCGGCGCGGCCATTGTCGCCGCCGCGTGTGGCGTCCCCGTCGCCAAGCAGGTCAGCGGACCAGTCGCCGGACACTGCGGCAGCGCCGACGTGCTGCGGGAGCTTGGCGTTGACCTGTCCGGTGCGACACGCGACGCCGCGCGGTGCCTTGATGAAGCCGGTCTGGCTTTTCTCTATGGACCGTCATCTCATCCCGCGATGCGGCACGTGGTCCATGCGCGCGCGGAAATCGGCCTGCGCACCGTCTTCAACCTGATTGGCCCCCTCACAAACCCCGCCGGCGCAAGCCGGTTCGTTGTGGGAGTGGCAGGGGCGCAGTACACCGAGTTGATCGCCACGGCGCTGCATCTCATGGGGTCCGAGCACGCCCTGGTCGTCCACGGTATGGTGGGGATGGACGAGATATCCACCTACGGCGATACCCAGGTCACTGAAGTTCGCAATGGAGACATCCACAGCGCCCTGTACTCCCCGGAGCAGTACGGCATCGCGCCTGCAAGTGCCGAAGCGCTCGCAGGTGACACCCCGGAGCGTTCGGCCGCGATACTCGCATCTGTCCTGGAAGGTCAGGAGGGACCCGCCGCGGACATCGTGATCTTCAACGCGGCGGCTGCGATCTACGTGGGGGGCAAGGCGGCGGACATTCAAGACGGCATTCTGATGGCGCGCGAGGCGGTTCAATCCGGGGCAGCGCTGGCAAGTCTTGCAGCCGTGCGAGAGACTTGCCGGGGTCAGTAGTGGGTGCGGGAACGGGCACCTTCCACCGGAGCGCTCAAGAAAAGTGAGGACGAACGTTGGGACCAGACAGGCATCATGCGGATAACCCGATGACCGGCACAGTGCTGGATGACATCGTCGCCAACCGACGCAGGGAAATCGCCGAACTGAAGCAACGCGTTCCCTTGGCGGCTCTCCAGGAGCGTATCGCGCGGAACGACCCACCCCGAAACTTCGAGGCCATGCTGCGCGGTCCGAAGGTCAAGGTGATCGCGGAAGTCAAGCATGCCAGCCCCAGCCACGGGCCCTTCGAACAGGTTCTTGATACACGGGTCCTGGCCCAGGAGTATTCGGGCAACGGCGCCTCTGCCATTAGCTGCGTGACGGAGGGGAAGTACTTCGGCGGCGAGGGCTTCATGATTCATCGCGCGCGCAGCTACATGCCGCTTCCCGTGCTGCGGAAGGACTTCATCTTCGACGACTACCAGGTATACGAATCCCGGGCGCTTGAGGCCGACGCCATCCTGCTCATCGTCGCAATGCTTACTGACCTGGAGTTGCGCCTTCTAATGACCCTCGCCCAAGACTTGGGCATGGGAGTGCTTGTGGAGACCCACGGAGCGCAGGAGATCGACCGTGCTCTGCGCGCCGGGGCACGGGTGATCGGAATCAACAACCGCGACCTGAAGACCATGAAGGTGGACCTGGCGCATACGATCTCGCTCGCGGACCTTGTGCCCGAGGACCGT contains these protein-coding regions:
- the glmS gene encoding glutamine--fructose-6-phosphate transaminase (isomerizing), which produces MCGIVGYIGRRQAPAICLAGLRRLEYRGYDSAGIAVVTDQGELDVRKVVGKLDIMQATLEQNPLLGTLGIGHTRWATHGKPSVENSHPHLSTNGRIAVVHNGIIENYQELRAQLESEGFVFKSQTDTEVMAHLVQKYYDGDLREAARKAVLDLQGAFAFGIICADSPDEMIAVRRFSPLVVGIGEGENYIASDMGAIRAETDKVYVIGDDELCRITRDAIEITDLELNPIDREVYEIPWPADAAEKGGHKKFMHKEIHEQPNAIRACLAGRLSSADKPITFENIGLTVDEIKNLKKVVFTACGTAYHAGVVGRFLMDKLARIPAEADLAAELQQRDPVVLDDTLCIVVSQSGETADTLEGLRAMKRKGAKVIGVINVVDSSIARESDGVAYIQAGPEIGVASTKAYTLQILTIELLALYFAEVRGTASPEEIREIKEWLLKLPEQAEELLKREDDIIELAKKHYEKPNALYLARGINLPSAMEGALKLKEISYIHAEAYSAGEMKHGPIALVCPDMFVVAIACEGPTYDEMIGNIMEIKARSGPLIAVTYDGDTKIAQTGVDPDADPSDVASQPNDMIYVPKTHEYVSPITIAIPLQLLAYHMADLRGEHIDQPRNLAKTVTVK
- a CDS encoding YbhB/YbcL family Raf kinase inhibitor-like protein, which produces MGIPGAGQEGSVVAFSLTSPAFKNGDRIPTKYTADGADVSPPLEWTDPPEGTKQFALLCDDPDAPVGIWNHWVIYGLSPELRKLPEGIAKTEKLSHPRATQGSNTWPKTGYWGPAPPKGQTHRYQFKLYALSTELELDPGATRDELLAAMEGSILAMAMLEGTYSR
- the trpD gene encoding anthranilate phosphoribosyltransferase encodes the protein MSVLQDCIRHVVSHQHLSLSQARDALGAILDGRATGAQVGALLTALRMKGETAEEIAGLALAVRDRAVGVPCDTRGIVEICGTGGGSVRTFSISTGAAIVAAACGVPVAKQVSGPVAGHCGSADVLRELGVDLSGATRDAARCLDEAGLAFLYGPSSHPAMRHVVHARAEIGLRTVFNLIGPLTNPAGASRFVVGVAGAQYTELIATALHLMGSEHALVVHGMVGMDEISTYGDTQVTEVRNGDIHSALYSPEQYGIAPASAEALAGDTPERSAAILASVLEGQEGPAADIVIFNAAAAIYVGGKAADIQDGILMAREAVQSGAALASLAAVRETCRGQ
- the trpC gene encoding indole-3-glycerol phosphate synthase TrpC produces the protein MTGTVLDDIVANRRREIAELKQRVPLAALQERIARNDPPRNFEAMLRGPKVKVIAEVKHASPSHGPFEQVLDTRVLAQEYSGNGASAISCVTEGKYFGGEGFMIHRARSYMPLPVLRKDFIFDDYQVYESRALEADAILLIVAMLTDLELRLLMTLAQDLGMGVLVETHGAQEIDRALRAGARVIGINNRDLKTMKVDLAHTISLADLVPEDRVLVSESGINGVEDVQRLADAGVDAVLVGSILMESDDPGWRLRPLTSVDARPGRRPMRRDV